In Syntrophorhabdaceae bacterium, the genomic window AAGGCCATCCAGCAGCTCGACCAGGTCATCCAGGAGAACGCGTCGGCAACGGAAGAGATGGCGTCCACCGCGGAGGAGCTCTCATCCCAGGCGGAGCAGCTCCAGGACATCATCGGGTTCTTCAGGATCGACAGTAAAGGGGTGAAGGCCAAAGGCCGGCAGGAGCAGGTGAAGAAGCCCCTGGCGAAGCATGTACCGGCGATCAGCAAGGCTAACAACGGCCACAGCAAGGAAGAGGGTGTGGCGCTCGACCTGCGGGACGCCTCAAGGGATATCGATACCGAGTTTGAAAGGACATAGCGACGACTGAGGAGGATCTTACTGATGTCATCGATGAACAGTACAAAGCAGTATCTGACATTTCAACTGGGCGATGAGGTCTTTGCAATAGATGTCGCAAACGTCCGGGAAATCCTTGAGTTTACCAGGGTTACCCAGGTGCCGAGGGCGCCGGACTTCATGCGGGGTGTCATCAACCTCCGGGGAAGCGTTGTCCCCGTGGTGGACATGAGGCAGAAATTTGACATGGACAGGACGGAAAAGACTATCAATACCTGCATAGTGGTGGTGGAGATTACCTGCGGCAGTGAGAACATCGTCATGGGAGCCCTCGTTGACTCCGTGCAGGAGGTGTTCGAACTCGAGGCGGCCAACATAGAGCCTGCACCCAGGATGGGCACGCACGTGCGGGCCGATTTCATAAAGGGCATGGGAAAAAGGGATGATTGCTTCATTATTATCCTTGATACCTCAAAGGTGTTTTCCAGTGATGAGTTCGCCGACCTGTCGGACGCAAAGGTTGCGAACGAGTAGAGACGGTTTCAAGTCTCAGGTTTCAGGCAAAAACGGACCGGGAGTCTTCCCCGTCGAATTCCATGGAGAGTTCAAAGGAAGTCTCCCGGTCCGTTTCCATATCCAACGCTTTTCTCCCTGCAAAGGAACAGAACGATCGTCCTGTCTCTGAAACCTGAAACCGTTTTTTATCCTTTCATCATCTCCTGGATCTTTTGAAGCAATTCATGAGGGGAAAGGGGTTTTGCAAGGAAATCGAGCCCTGCCTCGCTTATACCTTTGTCGGAGAGTATGTCTCTTGCATACCCGCTCGTAAGAAGAACCTTGGCGTCGGGCCTCAATGCCTTG contains:
- a CDS encoding chemotaxis protein CheW, with protein sequence MNSTKQYLTFQLGDEVFAIDVANVREILEFTRVTQVPRAPDFMRGVINLRGSVVPVVDMRQKFDMDRTEKTINTCIVVVEITCGSENIVMGALVDSVQEVFELEAANIEPAPRMGTHVRADFIKGMGKRDDCFIIILDTSKVFSSDEFADLSDAKVANE